TtcaacaagaaattttttttaccttaatgtTATATTGTAAGATCTCATCAATAgccaatcataaaaaaaaggataaaaagattTACCGGCAAGTCATAAGAAAGGATGACATTGTTGCTCTCCATACTGATACAATCAAATTCACCAAGTTAGCTATCGGAGGGAATATAAAAGACCAGgtacacacacaaaaaagaagaagaagtcaatATTACTACTAGCATCACCTTAGAACTGACAGTTTCTTGCCTAAGGAAGCAAAAAGTGCGAGACTTCCATTAGTGGGGGATATATGCAGGTCCTTTATGATTTTTGTGCCAGGAGGAAGGAAAATATCTTCACTTTCATGTGGAGGAATTAAGCTCATctagcaataaataaataagtaaacaatgaaataaaagaaaaataagcaattGATAAGGTAAACAATACTCTAAAGCCAAATTTCAAATTGAGCCCAGAGATATTACTTTGGTAAGCACGTGTGATCCACCCATCATTGGTACCCTCCGCACAAGCAATAAAATTTTACCAGAAGCATCAACATCAAATAAACGTGCACCGTCCACCCGCAACTCTCTCTACAATGATCAAAACCATGACGGTTAATTTAACACTGCACATGTAATTGAGGAGACaagacaaaatcaaacaaaaatgaaaagtcATGTCGAAGATGGGTGAGGAATAGAATCAGTATCAAAAGAcaggaacaaaattgaatgACTATCGAAGGAAAGGAAGGAAAGGTTGTGTAACAACAGCAGAGCCAGCAATGTCATAATCATCAGAGTTGGTCCATGCTTTAGCCAAAATGAAGACAGGATGAAGAGAGTTTCAAGTTAAACTACATgctcaaattttgaaaaatccagATAGACTTTCAAACATGTACAACCAACGTCATAGCTCAAACGatggtttaaaataattattgaaagcTTCATAGGGTAGAAAGACCAAAATGTtgagtttagaaaattaaacatttcaaaacaatGGAAAAGAAAGGTAGTATAAACAACTCTCAACTTACAAAAGATCTCTACAATAAAAGCAAAAGAATGCAAAACACACTCTTAAAAAGTACAAGCCAGTGTAAGAATATTATGAAGCAGAAGTGAATGGGAGTAGCCAGGCACACAAGGAAACTTCAACTGGCAATTTGCTTTGCCACGCTAAAGATTCAATTAGATGAACCATAGGTACAAGCATTGATATCATTGCAACAActctaaataaaagaaaattaatggtACACTTAATTTCAGTATTTAGGGATGGGGCTCATATACCAGTACTTTACAATAACCACCCATATTATTTGACCAGAAAAAgagacaaataaaatattttaaaaaaaatgtttcttttagaaaataatggCCACATAAAGAATCACAAATCTTTGTAATGCTAAAAATCATGGACTTGCAACCAAAAGGATGCAGATTCAACAATAtgctggtttttcttttttctttttttttttcttttgggtggGGGGGGGGTGGCAGGTTTACTATTTTTCTATCTATCCAAGCTTATTCACCATAGgttttaaattgattgtttgtgtgtgtatgtgaaaaatagaaattgaaaCCATGGCAAAAGTTAACAAGACACCAGGTTCACAACTGACAAGCATGCATCTCTTATTGAGAAAGTTAGGATAAAATATAGAGAGGCATAGCATTGAAACCATGGAAAAAGTCAATAAGACACCAGGTTCACAACGGACAAGCATGCATTTCTTATTAAGAAAGTTAGTATAAAATATAGAGAGGCTTACTACCTAGTGTTGAAATGTAAatcttatgtaaaaaaaaaatcctaactgTTATGGGCCATAGAAGAGAGAACCAAAGTGCAAGAGAAAGCAAGTATTGCTGCACCTGTAACATGAAGCAGCTTGAAGATCCCTTCCTGTTGAAATCAGAGTAGATGCTATTTCCTAAAACATACAcaatagaagagaaaaaaatcacaatattcAGCGGGAAGCAAAGTGACATGATTTTTGTCCTTAATAATAGCCTTAAGAAGAAACTGACAAAAAAgtagatgatatatatatatatatatatatatatagagagagagagagagagagagagagagaaggaacaagaagaagaaggaaaaaaggcaTTCACTGACATAAAACAATTGCTCAAAATATCCTCAAAAGGTGAACATAATGGTGATCCTAAATTAATACtcaaaaaagattatttttttaaattgaagataCTCACAAGCAATGCATAAAACATGTGAATGTTAAATGTGAAAAGATGCTTACCAAATTCATGTCCTTGAGAGCCCCTATAGGCAGTGGCAACTCCAGACGGCCTGCTCTGCAAATCTCCTAATAAATGCTCCAAATAAATTGTCCTCTACAAACAAAAAagtttaaactgaaaaaaaaaataaagaataaaacctAAGAGAGATCCAAAACAGACATTCTTTCACCCATAAAACTATATGAGGTTGAATTTTTATACTTCAGTTTTCTTCCAACCACATAAACACAGATTATAACTTCATCcaaattcaaaacttttttatttctcttaatCAAGTAAATTAAGACAGATATAGTTTCCAAACTTAGTTTCtatatcttaaaaattattttgaccaCTAGTTCTTAACTCTTGATACAAATGCAAAACCTCTGTTAACGGAAATACTAAACAAGTGCCCAGCTAAACGAACATGTAAAGTGGCCAACACACAAGAAATAACTCGCGGACACAAGCATAAATTGTTGTAGCTTGAAAAAGGAACAGAAAGAGTAGCAAAGATAATGATCAACAGCTAAATACAAGAGGCACCCATTCGAGGCAAACTATGGCCagtaacaaaaaacaaaggggAGATTCAAAGTGTGATATTCATAACATGGAAAACAAGTTCTATTGCTTATGAAACTTGTGTAAGGATGCAATCAAAAAGGTAAACACAATTAAAACCTATAACCATACCTCTTTACACTTTTGAACTTCAAGCTGCAATGCAGCTTCTCTCCTTTTCCATTCAGATTCTTTCTTGCACAAATCCACATCCTACAAATAGAAACAGAAAACTAACACTAACTGTAGAAAACAAACtatcttttctttcctctttatCTTTTCTACCTGGTAAAAACCATACCTTCTTTACCAGAGAAGCACATTTTTCTTCAAGAAATCGAATTCTCTGCGAACAAAAAGTACAGTCCATTATTAACCTAATAAATTTCTCCAAAACAGAAACACCCATCAAACTTATTAATACCTTCTGTGATTCTTCATCAACAACAGCAATCCTCGGCACAAACAATTTCCTAACATCCTTCAATGTACCTTTTCTATTACATTGAGGACACTAAAatgaccacaaaaaaaaattaaaaaaaaatgttaatccaTAGAAACAGATATAAATGAGtgaattttgaaatcaaatccTTGAAAACATGAGACAAACAATTAAATACCTTAGCTAACCTTCCACGTTGCCTTAACCATTTCTCGATGCAAGAAAGACCAAACAAATGTCCACAAGGAAGGCagctaaacaaaaataaataaataaatactaacaAATTGAAGAAGTCAAGAAactgaagaaaattaaagttacacaatatatatatatatatatatatatatatatatatatatatataaaaaaggcacCAGATATGATGGTCGCCTTCGTTGGTCCATGCTTCCATACAAATAGGGCAAAAAAGCCCATCAAATTCACTCCGGTTCCATTGACTATTTTGAGAGCTCTCTCCACCAGCATCATCTCCTCCATTACGGTAACAAATGTCTCCTCCACTTCCTAATTTCTCTACTCTTCTTCGCTTATTTCTCTCCTCTTCCACGTCTACTTCCTCTTCCTGAAAGTTGAGATTTTCGGCTGCTGCTGcagctgttgttgttgttgcttggTCAGAATTTAACAAAAACCTAGGAGAAGAATCCAATTCTACAACGGGAATGAAATCCTCATCCTCCTCGGAGTATTCCGATTCGGATAGTTCCAATCCTATTTCTAATAAGTGCATTGCTTCGTAGTCTTGTTCGTCTGTGATGTACGGTTCTGCCATAAATTCTTCAATATGGAGAAACGAAAAGTGATTGTGCAGTAGTGGccttgttttttcctttctcttggAGAGGGAAAGTTTAAGCGCGACTACACACCTGACACGCCTCCCTCCCTGGCTAATTTTATAAATGGATTGGTCACAATAGCCAAACCATTTAGGAAGGGGTCGGTTCGGGGGTAAGTTCTGCAATTCTAGCATGGTTGGAAGTATTGTTAtggttagtttttaaaatattttttatattaaaatatattaaaataataatttttaatttaaaaaaattaattataagattaatacattaaaatgatttaaaataaataaataaataatttataaaaaaagattgaattttttgaaaacactcCCTTCCTTGACCTTGAATCTTTATACatcttatgattttaatttactattttGATTGTGGTTGTAGCCAAAGCAGCCCTGTCGGGTTGTTTGGAGGTTGCGATGAaacttatattttatgatttttttaaaaaaaattatttttattttaaattattttttttatatttttgtatatttttaatatgtcgatgttaaaaataatttttaaaaaaataaaaaaatatatattattttgatacatttccaaaccaaaaacactttaaaaaataactgttactACACTCTCAACCATAGTTATTAGACCCGGCCCgcgggttgacccggccaaggggtcgggtcccgggtttcaggggtcaactcgggtcaactcggaaaaattaaaaaaaaatataaagttttaatatttcatatgaaaaaatccatgtaaatatagattatacatattatgaagtttaaaataatattttaaaaagttttttatcccacattaaaaagatattatgttaaacttttaagttaaagtatttaaactaaaaaagttttttatcccacattgaaaaaacataattttttccttggaaacatagagtatatatattaatgggtttcaaatcccacgttaaaaaaacataacttttttcatgggaacatagagtatatatatgaaagggttttaaatcccacattaaaaagatattatgttatccttttaaattgaagtatttaaaccaaaaggttttttatcccacattgaaaaaacatggttttttttatgggaacataatgtatatatatgaaagggcttcaaactccacattgaaaagataccatgttatccttttaagttgaagtatttaaaccaaaagattttttatcccacattgaaaaaacatggtttttttcatggaaacatagtgtatatatatgaaagggcttcaaaccccatattgaaaatatactatgttatcattttaagttgaagtatttaaactaaaaggttttttatcccacattgaaaaaaaacatggtttttttcatggaaacatagtgtatatatatgaaagcggttcaaatcccacattgaaaaaatattatgttatccttttaagttgaagtatttaaaccaaaaggttttttatcccatattgaaaaaatatgacttttttcttgggaacatagagtatatatactaatgtgtttcaaatcccacatttgaaaaaaaaaaaaaaccgggtctTGTCCGTGTTCGCTTGGGTCACCCGGGTCCCGGGTGGACCCACCGGGTTGCCCGGGTTTGGCCGGGCTGTTGCCACAGCCGATCTTTTGTTAAACCCGAACCGGTCCAGCCATCGGGTCGACCCGCcaggccgggccgggtttaataactgtgCTCTCAACACTctcacatttatatttttataatatattaaagttataattatttaaaaaaacaaaaaaaaactccatcTTTCACTATACATACCAGATTTACACAGTAGAATTATTGTtttactctaaaaataaaaataaaaactcggatggaaaaaaaaattcataaaatttttggtcattgtcattttaattaagacaagtaagtttttttagattttaaataaatactgtaataatttaaatatttttagaagttaaaaaaataaaactagattgAAGGGTTTTTATGGTCTTTTTATACTTTGAATGCATAGTAAAATGATTAtattactcttaaaaataaaaataataaaacttatgTTTAAGGGCACTTAGGTCTTTTCAAcacaattattttgtaattatatttttgaatgagGGCAAttaagttataaaaataattagaaaaaaaagtgattgtAAAATGTAATAGGAGGTGCCAATGCTATGTGGGTGATACATATAGCGCCACTCAATAATCAAATATTCATGTCACCAGAGCTAAAAATAGGACGTTCTCTTCGCAATGATGAGATGTTTTTATGAAGGAGATGCGATTGAGCttcattaaatcttttttttttctttttttttagcataaaaatttatttcaaccctttcaaaaatcaattctaccTTCCAATTTGtgtttcaatcaattttatctttttattatttttattgttatttattttgctttaatgttttttaactttatttgtttttttattttattctcaaacattttattttattttatttttaatttggtctttatttttttaattgctattttttttatttttttttatttgtcaatttcatccttgtcattttatatttaatttttatattcaattttaattctcaatattttaattgttattattattattttattttaatttctcatatcACAGGTTTCGTGTTTATCTGATTAATTCGAGTTGATTTggcttttttatgtttatttaattttatttttttattttcttgatattaagttattaaaccttgaactttgtaattttttttacatttttttatatggatttATCCAAATCTCATATCATaagtcttattttttatgttttttttatcaaattaattttttttatttcatcatttgaaattatattattaagccttgaaaggttaaaaatatactaacactctattttatttaaaaaaatctagagtgaaaaagaaaaacttcaaaCTTTGTATTCAAATACAATATCTCTCCatacataaaactaaaatatagtttttatttttcataatttatactaaatttgaaaaatatattttatagattttttataattttccaaTACAAGTATATCACTGTtttccaaatgaaaaaaaaatgaacagtatatttttttacatatacaAGCATTAACAATgtgaaatattttgtttatgttttcatttttagttagtattataaatatttgttttataaagatattttttataattgttaatttcattgaaataaaattaatattcaataatCACTAATcactaatataaaatattcagataattaatataaattatgattttaatttttctgtaaACAATAGTTGTAATcttcatgtatttgtttttaatctttttatgaaaagaattgaaaaagaaaaattaaattgttttgttaCTAAACATCCTCATGTGTAGGCATAAAGACCGATCTAGGCGTCCTTACTCCTTACgtttgaaaaaacacaaaaggaaTCAGGACAGAAACGACAAGTCGTTGTCCATTAATAATGAACTACACAGAGTTTGACATGGGCAGTAAAACATAAAGCCATTTTACCTCGACTTTCTTGGTCTCTTTGCTCAATTGCTCCAGCAGACAAGCAAGGAAAAAGAAGTGAGGAGGTTGCAGCAAGCCATGTCTCGTGGCATATCATACATAACAGGGTCTCAACTTCTGTCTCTTAGGCGCCTTCCAAATATTGCAATTATTGATGTCAGGTAGAAAGAAAATCTTCCTCGCTGTTTCCTTTTTATATTGCAGGATTTGTAATTATAGAAGtgaagttttgttttgttgtttttaattgttattaatgGGGATTTTGAAGGGATGATGAGAGGAGTTATGATGGACATATAGCAGGGTCTCTGCACTACGCGAGCGATACGTTCACAGATAGGATCTCTAATCTTATTCAAGAGGTTAAAGGGAAAGATACCCTTGTTTTCCATTGCGCTTTAAGCCAGGTTTCTGCCTATATCTCTTTACTTCCGTGTTTCTTtccaattgttttatttttctgggtTTCTATTTCTTAATAGTTTCTTAAAGAATTGGGCGAGTGAGTTTTGTATAAACCCTTTAGCTGTAACAAAGTTCCAAGTTTCTAGGCTTGAACATGGcgatcaaatttttttgttaattaaatagtcatttttttatttgttgtgaaaTTTACCCACaagtaaacaattttttttctagaattatcTCGAAATATTTAAAAGTTGCTCTTCATTTTAATCCTGATCAATACCTTGAACATTTTCCAGTGATCATGAATGTTTGTTATGGATATATAGATGAGATCAGCTCTGCGTGCTTGCCAGGTTATTTGTCTATGAGTTTAAGTGTAGGGCAACAGGAATTGCTGTTAATGTTATTAATGGTTCACAGATAATCATTTGTCAACTAACTTTCCAAGATGGTTTCTTAAGAAGCATCTGGAATCAACTGAAggaggttttaaaaatatacatgctcCTTGGGTTAATAAGACAGGCATTGAGTTATTCTTAAAGAAAATGCAAAAGGGAGAGAAATGGGAAGAggttctcaaaaaaataaaaataaatcatgtagcTAAGTAGAAGGCAGTATATTAGCAGGGGTAAGGGACTTGGAATACAAGGCAATAACAACCTGTATACCCACCATCTACCCTAGAAACATGTGTTTGAAGTTGTCATTATGCTTGGAAGTTGGCAGGGTTTCTTTGTGAGAAAATGGATTATTTCTTGGCAGAGCTGCTCCTTTGTGGAAAAAAGTGGATCCATGTTTGAGCTTTAACCTGTTTCTGTAGCAATTCTCTGAACTTGAATGATAATGGAATTAATTGGAACTGACAGGATGAAATGGAAGATAATAAGAATTTGGAATTctattgaattgaaagaaactgACTCACAAGGACCGAAATGAAAAAGACGATAAATGTTTTGGGTAGATTCGAGGTAGTCCGGACGTCCAATGACCTAAT
The Populus nigra chromosome 3, ddPopNigr1.1, whole genome shotgun sequence genome window above contains:
- the LOC133688498 gene encoding dual specificity phosphatase Cdc25 isoform X1, whose translation is MSRGISYITGSQLLSLRRLPNIAIIDVRDDERSYDGHIAGSLHYASDTFTDRISNLIQEVKGKDTLVFHCALSQVRGPTCARRLANYLEEVKEDGGIKNIMVLERGFNGWEAAGKPVCRCTGIPCKDESA
- the LOC133688498 gene encoding dual specificity phosphatase Cdc25 isoform X2, whose translation is MSRGISYITGSQLLSLRRLPNIAIIDVRDDERSYDGHIAGSLHYASDTFTDRISNLIQEVKGKDTLVFHCALSQVLELYRRAPGPVHPYFCVFFVSRYKQLRLLTCLKE
- the LOC133687996 gene encoding uncharacterized protein LOC133687996 isoform X1 is translated as MAEPYITDEQDYEAMHLLEIGLELSESEYSEEDEDFIPVVELDSSPRFLLNSDQATTTTAAAAAENLNFQEEEVDVEEERNKRRRVEKLGSGGDICYRNGGDDAGGESSQNSQWNRSEFDGLFCPICMEAWTNEGDHHICCLPCGHLFGLSCIEKWLRQRGRLAKCPQCNRKGTLKDVRKLFVPRIAVVDEESQKRIRFLEEKCASLVKKDVDLCKKESEWKRREAALQLEVQKCKERTIYLEHLLGDLQSRPSGVATAYRGSQGHEFGNSIYSDFNRKGSSSCFMLQRELRVDGARLFDVDASGKILLLVRRVPMMGGSHVLTKMSLIPPHESEDIFLPPGTKIIKDLHISPTNGSLALFASLGKKLSVLSMESNNVILSYDLPAAAWSCSWDLNCSHYVYAGLQNGSLLVFDMRITGSPVESRLGHTTDPIHTVQSLQHISTLPSGVKTVVSASSVGMCQWNFGGEEERPFLIPETTNQGVCVSLASCASSDDIVVSYRPRVEMSNEFVSQTLFKPSPATGQGVLGSHLHLKRVGSNYEKLGIACSTVSGIRLPKSSIIDRQNQKPLFATGDEVSCGLILQELPSFTATQRLKSHQHFIYDVKYTSTHSQGLLGCLSEDTVQLFSTKLS
- the LOC133687996 gene encoding uncharacterized protein LOC133687996 isoform X2, which encodes MAEPYITDEQDYEAMHLLEIGLELSESEYSEEDEDFIPVVELDSSPRFLLNSDQATTTTAAAAAENLNFQEEEVDVEEERNKRRRVEKLGSGGDICYRNGGDDAGGESSQNSQWNRSEFDGLFCPICMEAWTNEGDHHICCLPCGHLFGLSCIEKWLRQRGRLAKCPQCNRKGTLKDVRKLFVPRIAVVDEESQKRIRFLEEKCASLVKKDVDLCKKESEWKRREAALQLEVQKCKERTIYLEHLLGDLQSRPSGVATAYRGSQGHEFGNSIYSDFNRKGSSSCFMLQRELRVDGARLFDVDASGKILLLVRRVPMMGGSHVLTKMSLIPPHESEDIFLPPGTKIIKDLHISPTNGSLALFASLGKKLSVLSMESNNVILSYDLPAAAWSCSWDLNCSHYVYAGLQNGSLLVFDMRITGSPVESRLGHTTDPIHTVQSLQHISTLPSGVKTVVSASSVGMCQWNFGGEEERVEMSNEFVSQTLFKPSPATGQGVLGSHLHLKRVGSNYEKLGIACSTVSGIRLPKSSIIDRQNQKPLFATGDEVSCGLILQELPSFTATQRLKSHQHFIYDVKYTSTHSQGLLGCLSEDTVQLFSTKLS